Proteins encoded together in one Sander lucioperca isolate FBNREF2018 chromosome 17, SLUC_FBN_1.2, whole genome shotgun sequence window:
- the LOC116039907 gene encoding 5,6-dihydroxyindole-2-carboxylic acid oxidase, with translation MWQGCVLVLVGAVVVSAQFPRECVTPEGLRSGQCCPSPSGLNNDPCGSITGRGQCVSITVDARPHGPQYPHDGRDDRERWPIRFFNRTCQCNGNFSGYNCGRCRHGWTGPNCDQRVPVVRRNVMQLSADEKRAFVNALDQAKRTVHPDLVIATRRYAEIFGPDGNTVQFENITVYNYFVWSHYFSVSKTFLGAGQASFGGVDFSHEGPGFVTWHRFHLLQLERDMQDMLRDPSFALPYWNFAIGGSTCDICTDDLLGARSSFDMNSLSTNSIFSQWRVICESVEDYDTLGTICNSTETSPIRRNPAGNVNRPMVQRLPEPQDVADCLQVNAFDTPPYYSTSSESFRNTIEGYSAPKGNYDPVVRSLHNLAHLFLNGTGGQTHLSPNDPIFVLLHTYTDAIFDEWLRRHSPDSTLYPEENAPIGHNRGYNMVPFWPPVTNAEMFVTAPENLGYSYEAQWPAQPFTLTEIITMAIVAGLVLVAVIFAATTCAVRARSYKTEGHQPLLGDQYQRYDDNKSQSVV, from the exons ATGTGGCAGGGCTGTGTGTTGGTGCTTGTGGGTGCGGTGGTCGTAAGCGCTCAGTTCCCCAGAGAGTGTGTGACACCCGAAGGACTCAGGAGTGGACAGTGCTGTCCGTCGCCCTCTGGACTCAACAACGACCCGTGTGGCTCCATCACGGGGCGCGGACAGTGTGTGTCCATCACGGTGGACGCGCGCCCGCACGGCCCTCAGTACCCGCACGACGGACGGGATGATCGGGAACGATGGCCCATCCGTTTCTTTAACCGTACCTGTCAGTGTAACGGAAACTTCAGCGGTTATAACTGCGGCCGCTGCAGACACGGATGGACGGGGCCCAACTGTGACCAGCGAGTTCCTGTTG TAAGAAGAAACGTGATGCAGCTCAGCGCGGACGAGAAGCGTGCGTTCGTGAACGCGCTGGATCAGGCCAAGCGCACGGTGCACCCCGACCTGGTGATCGCCACGCGGCGCTATGCGGAGATCTTCGGGCCCGACGGGAACACTGTGCAGTTCGAAAACATCACCGTCTACAATTACTTCGTGTGGAGCCACTACTTCTCGGTCAGCAAGACGTTCCTGGGTGCGGGGCAGGCCAGTTTTGGGGGAGTGGACTTCTCACACGAGGGCCCCGGCTTTGTCACTTGGCATAGGTTCCACCTGCTGCAGCTGGAGCGAGACATGCAG GACATGCTGCGAGACCCCTCCTTCGCACTTCCCTACTGGAACTTTGCCATCGGTGGAAGCACATGTGACATCTGCACAGATGACCTGTTGGGAGCCAGGAGCAGCTTTGACATGAATTCCCTGAGCACCAACTCTATCTTCTCCCAGTGGAGGGTCATATGTGAGAGTGTAGAAGACTATGACACGCTGGGAACCATCTGCAACA gcactGAGACTTCTCCCATCAGAAGGAACCCAGCAGGAAATGTCAACAGGCCGATGGTCCAGCGTCTCCCAGAGCCCCAGGATGTGGCGGACTGTCTGCAGGTTAACGCTTTTGACACGCCGCCCTATTACTCCACCTCCTCCGAAAGCTTCAGAAACACGATTGAAG GCTACAGCGCCCCCAAGGGGAACTATgaccccgtggtgaggagcctCCACAACCTGGCCCATCTGTTCCTGAATGGGACAGGAGGACAGACTCACCTCTCGCCCAATGACCCCATCTTCGTCCTGCTCCACACCTACACCGACGCTATTTTTGATGAATGGTTAAGGAGACAcagtccag ATTCGACTCTGTATCCTGAAGAAAATGCCCCCATTGGTCACAACAGGGGCTACAACATGGTGCCTTTCTGGCCTCCGGTGACTAACGCGGAGATGTTTGTGACCGCCCCTGAAAATCTTGGTTACTCTTATGAAGCTCAATGGCCAG CTCAACCTTTCACTCTGACTGAAATCATCACCATGGCAATAGTCGCTGGCCTCGTGCTTGTCGCAGTCATTTTCGCTGCCACCACATGTGCTGTGCGTGCCAGGTCATACAAGACGGAGGGCCACCAGCCTCTGCTTGGGGATCAGTACCAGCGCTACGACGACAACAAAAGCCAATCTGTAGTCTGA
- the LOC116039908 gene encoding leucine rich adaptor protein 1-like has protein sequence MDEDNNVLPDLKDIETKLGLKVPDSLIRSLAGGKHHDKHEKSLAPHLVNCKLHANNADLKRLETKMLFLKQEMAHLRAIDVKLMQQLLSINEGIESIRWMVEDRGGVASQEGSLMGSLYSLSDSQDGTSLRGSFNSLNDGNSDGLDGLSVGSYLDTLAEDLPDDPSPTDLDCFVDKTVIDGDAFSKLPLKVRVESDEYYCFG, from the exons ATGGACGAGGATAACAACGTCCTGCCTGATTTGAAGGATATAGAGACCAAATTGGGTCTAAAGGTCCCGGATAGTCTAATTCGTTCTCTCGCCGGAGGAAAGCATCACGACAAGCACGAGAAGTCGCTAGCACCGCATTTAGTGAACTGCAAATTACATGCTAATAATGCGGACTTGAAAAGACTGGAGACCAAAATGCTATTCCTAAAACAAGAAATG GCACATCTACGAGCCATCGATGTGAAGCTGATGCAGCAGCTTTTGTCAATCAACGAAGGCATTGAGTCCATCCGTTGGATGGTAGAAGACAGAGGCGGCGTGGCCAGCCAAGAGGGAAGCCTGATGGGCAGCTTGTACAGCCTGTCGGACAGCCAGGACGGCACCTCACTGCGCGGCAGCTTCAACAGCTTGAATGATGGTAACAGTGACGGGCTAGATGGTCTGTCTGTGGGTAGTTACTTGGACACTCTAGCAGAGGACCTCCCGGATGACCCCTCACCTACAGATCTTGACTGTTTTGTGGATAAAACGGTTATTGATGGGGATGCTTTCAGCAAATTGCCACTGAAAGTCAGAGTGGAATCAGATGAATACTACTGCTTTGGATAA